The window CTAGGCCTGAAGAAAGTAGAGGAGTAATTGGAGCGAGGCCAGCTGGAGGCTAATTTCCCTGGAAGGAGAGAACTGGGCAGAATTACTCATTGCTTACTGTCCCTACGTGCAGTTTTGTTGTCTTgtcttttaatttgttttgtggtGAATGACTCATGATTTACTCTCACGATAGCGAAACAAAAACCCGCGTGAATAAATCGTTTACCAAGAGGTGGCTTAGATGTTTCCGGCTTCCACAAACGACACGGAAAGACGGCAAAAAGCAAACGTACTCTCTGCCCTGGCAAAGAGCTCGGGGGGGACCAGCAGAGTGCGTGGGAGGGCGATGCGTAATGGAGACTCTTTGCCACCATTCATTGGCCTCTGGGGTCTGTGTCTACAAGGTCATCACAATTGGCACTAACTGGCCCCTTTTGTGGCAGCCTCAGCTTAGGCCAGGAAATGCCAAGGGGGTGGAGAATTAAATACCCTCTCCCCGTGGAGTTGCTTCCTCGGGTGCATGGtcggggaagggggaagaaacaTCTGTGGCTCGGTGGGTGAAGGGGTCAGAGGAGGAGGGGTAGCCCCTGGCCACCCGCTACTTGGGCCAAGGTTCTCTTGGCCGATCTGCCCAGTCTCCTCGCTCTGCCTCCCTCAGGACCCGTCTTCCCTTCTAGGGTTCTGCTCCTCACTCCGCCGCTTCCCGTGGGGcgcccctgccccccttcccctggctgctgctcctgctgttcACCCCAGGACACCCCCTGGCGGTTCGCCTGCTCCCCTGCACACGCTGcggctgctgctcctcccccagGGGCGCCCCGCAGCAGTTCTTCACCCCAGCAGTGGTCCCAGCCAGGCCGCTCCCCAGCCCTTCAGGTGCGTCTGCCGCCCCTGCGCTGAACTGGGCTCCAGGGCTCCCCCAGGGGGACCAGGCCAAGGATGGAAATGGCCAGGTGAGGCCAGCGCTCGGGCTCCTGGTGCTGTTAGGCCCCACGGGGTGGGCGGGAGCCGAGctggggaaggcgggggaggcTGGCAGCATGGCAATGACCGCAGGCGGGAgctggctgggctgcagggacaggcGGACAGTGGCCCAGGCAGTCGCCATGCAACCTCCATCTGTGCCACCCCACCAGGCTCTCCTGTGGCACTGCCCCCTGGCTGCGGGCCCTTCACAGGAGAGCTTCAGCAAAGTGCAGGAGCTCCCCGCCGCGCCTGGCTGCTGGCGCTGCGCTGCCCCGCGAGCTCACTGCTGTCCTGTGTGTGCCACTGGAAAGCACTGGCCACTAGGTGGCGCAGCCGGGCAGCATTTTCCCAGGCCCTGCTGCTTTCCCACAGGTGCACCTGTGCTAGGGCCGGCCCTAGGATTTTGGCCgcccctgtttttttcttaccccacccctggcctggctgggggcgagTGGCCTGCAGCCTGCCCGGGCAAGGCTCACGTCACAGGTGAAGCTAAGCCCCGTGTGTTTTATCTGTGCTGAGGgcgcagggctcaggcagggccttggaggcgaaggccaggggtggggagcagaTTATGATGAAACGTCCCAGCAAAGCCCTTGTCTCCTGGGGGCGTTTTGAGGCCTGTGGCTCTCATATCTCGGCTGTTTCTCAGCGGAGGCAGCTGCACTTTACCTAGCTGCGTTCCCGCCATAGTACCTGGGGGAGGTTAGGCCTCACGCCCGGACCGAGCAAACGGGGATTGGTGTAGCGTGGCTGCTGCACTCTCATCCCAGCGGTGGTTGCatgtcagtggtgggtgaagGAGTCCCAGCAGCTTGGGAATCCTGCTGGGTGAAAGGTGATCCCTTGAATTCGATGTACTGTACAAGTGATGCCTCTCAGAGCTCAATAAGAGCTACCCCCGCTGGCTGCCTATTAGCTGGGGAATGATGCCCTGTCTCCATTTGTCATTCCTGTCCATTCCTGATCCACGGGCAGGTCGCTTGTAGGGCAATGCTGGCTCTGGCTCTCCCTCGGTCAGGTGAGGAGTTTCCTAGTTGCTTTTTGCTCGGACGTCTTTTCAGTTCCTGAGAGTTTGTTATTTACCAcacccccagtttttgtgtcatctgcaaacgttaTCAGTGATcactttatgttttcttccagggcattgagaaaaatgttaaatagcgtagggccaagaaccaatccctcgAGACCCCACTAGACGTGATGATGATTGCCACTTTACAGTCACATCttgagacttatcagttagccagtttttaatccatttaatggggttaattttatatcattctaatcTATTAATCAAAGTGTCAAGTATCATGTGGTGCCAAGTCaagtgccttacagaagtctaagtgtattacatcaacactattacctttataaaCTAATGTTGTAATCTTATAAAAAAAAGATATaaggttagtttgacaggatctgttttccacaATCCCATGTtcattggcattaattatattatgctCTTTGAATTGTTAATATTTTTTGAgtcccataccagctgctccattagTTTGTccaggatcgatgtcaggctgacaggcctgtaattacttggatcatcccatttaccttttaaaatatttgcactttagctttcttccagtcttctggaacctaCCTAGTGTTCCCAGACTTATAGAAAATCCACTTTAACAGTCCAGAGAGCGCCTTGGCCAGCTCTTTACAAATTCTTGGATATAAATTTTCTGGACCTActcatttaaaaatttaaaaacctCTATTTTTGTAACTcctatttaacatcctcctgagttacTGCTGGATAGGAAAGTGTCTCACTGTGGGGAGGTCTCTGGATAGTCCAGGGCAGGGATCTGGGCAGCGTAACTTGTTGCTGTGTTTGGTTTGATCTTCCCAATGACTCATATATTGGTGTTTTAGGTTCTGGTCTAATGTTACGAGTTAATATCCCGAGCTATCTGCAGTGCACAGCGACAAGTTTTATTGATCCTACAAAACCCAGGACCTGTGCTACTATTGCTGAGTACCATCTACTGGCACCTTATCTGTCAACTAGCTTTCACAGCTCCAACATTTATAagcttctctgtgtgtatgtccAACAGcttctatttgtgtgtgtgtctgcacgcACACGCATGTGGGTTCGTACATCTAGATATTTCTCCCTTTCAGTGTGTGGAGTATGTTTGCTTGTGTATGtcctgtgttttctttctttgtgtgtgtgtgtgtgattgtatCTAGCCGGGGAACGGTGGATTTAAGGCTGGGACTCAGGTGATCTGGACACAATTGGTCGttctaccacagatttcctgtgtgaccttgggtgagttacACGGAGTCCAGTTTTCAAGTGCTCAGCGTCTACCACTGGAGCCAAGTTTTCAAAACAGCTCACACCCAGCATGCTCaggtcttctgaaaatctggccctttactTCAGTTGCTAAATGGGCAGTGAGCTCTTTTGTAAAACTGGCCCTGATAgcgggtgctgagctctttgcaAACTATGgtccttaatctctctgggcctctgttccccatccgtacaatggggataatagcacttccctactccCAGGGTGCTGCGAGGACAAGTTCAGTAATGTCTGATGGGTGCTCAGAGTGATGGGGGCCATAAAATTACCTGGATTGATACACAGCCCCTGAGTGGGTGCACCTCtaacagcttctctctctcaataTCCAGAGtctttaaggccagacgggactaTTAGTCCATCTAGCCTGAGCTCAACAGCCGTAGAATTTCACCCTGTTGCCTCTGTATTGAGCCCGATTACTTGTGTGTGGCTAAAGCATCTTCGtgaaagagatggagaatccaccactgcccttggtggattgttccagtggttaatcacccgcACTGCTAAACATCTGTGCcttctttctcatttgaatttgtttggttttaacttccagccattggttcttgttctgccttgctctgctagataaaagagcctGGTATTTTCTACACGGGGAGATATTTGTGctcatgatcaagtcacctcttgttCTGTACATTTATTTTCGCACTGTCTTTGTGTTTTTTAGAGAAGACACTTTGAATGGTTTATGAGAAGAAAGCAAGATGGACGGAAGTCAGCCCCGCACCGAGACTCCCACGGCTCCCAAGAAGATCTCTCTGCTTTCCTCTCCCATGCGGGCAGTCATCCGTCTGCGACGAAAAGTCCAGTTCCTGAAGAAAAGCCGCCTGCATCTGAACCTTCCCAGAGAACAATCTCCAGAGCTGGTCCAAACTAGGCTTCTTCAAAGGCAGATTTCCTTGAGCCGAACAAACCTGTGTAACCCTTCGATGGCCCTCTTTAATCAAGCCACCTTTGACAGTTCTCAGTACTTCACCTTTGACACCACTGTGGACCATTCAGTGGTGAATAAATACAAACGGAAGAAGACCCGCAGGAAGTCCAGGGTGGTGTTGTATCCAGAAAGCTCCAAAAAGTACCTTCCAACAGAGCAAAAGAGTAAAGCAAAGCGCTGCCTTCTCTTGCTCATTGGCATCATCTGCTTCCAAATACTAAATGCTATTGAGAATCTGGATGACAACCTTCAGAAGTATGACCTAGATGGGCTGGAGAAAACCATGCACCGGGAAGTATTTGGGCAGAAGGTGGCTGTGGACAGAATTATGGAATTGTTGAAAGAATACCTGGCCACCCACATACACAACAAGCCATTAGTGATCTCCTTCAATGGCCCACCTGGGGTTGGAAAGAGCCATGTTGGATGGCTGCTGGCTAAACACTTCCGTTCAGTCATGGACAATGACTTTGTGCTTCAGTACTTTGTGATGCACCACTGTCCAAACAAGGAGGCTACTCCTGCTTGCCAATCGGATTTGTCTGAAAAGATTTCCGAGATGGTCACCAGAGCAGAAATAGAAGAGAAGATACCATTGTTTATTCTGGATGAGGTTGAGCTCATGTCTCCAGTCCTGCTGGATACGCTCAGCAGATTCTTCCAACCGAACCAGACCAACGAGTTCCTCAATGCCATCTACGTTCTAATAAGCAACCTAGGGGGCAGTGAAATCACAACGTTTGCCCTCCAGAATGTTTCCAGTGACCTGCTGCACCAGCAAAGACAAACAGAAGAACTGCTGTACATTATCCAGCCTGTTCTGACCCACTTCCACCCTCTTTGGAAGTCTGCTGACATCATCCCATTTGGTCTGCTGGAGAAGAGTCATGTCATAAACTGCATCTTGGAGGAGATGATGCGGGAAGGGCTGTATCCCGATCAGAGCCATATTGAGAAGTTAGCTAGCCAGCTCGGCTATTACACTACAGGAGGCAGGGAGTACGCCATAACGGGCTGCAAGCAGGTCGGAGCCAAAGTCAATCTACTGTAGCAGCAACCATAAAGAAGAGGCCAAATCCTGTTCTCGGCACTTTGCACTCAATGGAGATAGCCTGGCAGTCCACTGGCGTGACTGGGTTCCAGGAGGCAGAACAGCAGCTGTCACCTCTTCTAAGATGAGCTCTGTTCTCCTCTTGATTTATCGGACTTGAGTCCCTGAACTCCCACTGTCCTGTTGACTAAGGCCAGGATCTCTCGCTGAGGATATGTCTGCAAAGCAATTTAAGGCCGGGTCTGAGCGCGGGCACAAGCCAACCCCCCTTGTGTCCACCCTGTAAATGTGCTAGCCTAGGGCTCCAGATCCAAGGTCctaggaccctgcagggctggaagCTCCGAGCCCTACTGCTTTCCTATGTGTACGTGGCCCCAGCTTGATTTGGGTCCGGAAGTCCTCTggatgtatcccagagttccCGGTGGCAGCGGAGCAGCGCTGCAGGCAGCCAGCGCAGCAGCTGGAAGTGTCATTACTGCCTGGCAGAGCACGTTCCCTGTTCCTGCTCCTCTCACAGTAGCTGCTCCTGCTCCGGCTCCTCCTCGCTGCTgcgtgcaggggcggctccaggcaccagcgcaccaagcacgtgcctggggcggcaagccgcggggggcggcctgccggtcgccgtgagggcagcagtcaggctaccttcggcggcttgcctgcgggaggtccgccggtcccgcggtttcggcggcaattcggcggcaggtacgccgaaggcgcaggaccggtggaccgcccgcaggcatgccgccaaatccgcgttcccagtggacctcccgcaggcgcgccgccgaaagccgcctgactgccgtgcttggggcggcaaaacacatagagccgcccctggctgcgCGGAGTTTGCCGGAGCAGGGAGCAAAGCTGACAGGTGGGAGGTGGCTCCTGGGGATCATCCCTCCGCTGGCTGTGCTGAGCCAGAAGCTCTGCCGCTCTGCTCTCCGTGCCTTGCTCCTGGGCCCTCcctggggctgtgtgtgcaggggCACCGGGCAGTGTACACGGTCAGGGTGGGAAGTAGGAGCCAGCCCCCaaaacttccccacagcctcctggggaTCCCTTAGCCCTGCCTCCCGGGGGGCGTCAGGAGCCGGGATAAGGAGATTTCTGTGAGGTGCAGGAGCATGCTTCACCCCAAGCCCTGGCCAGGCACTTTACCGCTCCGCAGCCAGCAACAgccaggcggtgtgtgtgtgcgtgcgtgcgtgcgtgcgtgcgtgtgtgtgtttcctcTTCATTAGGTTGAACTTCTGTGCACTGCAGTGCGgatgccagagccctaggtttGAGCACGGGTCAGAAAATCcttaacctagggttaaaatGCAACTTAGACAatcaagcccagggttccctgacacaggtcagctgactcgagaCCCACTAACCCGaggcttacattgctgtgtagacagccTCCAGTCGTATTGCGACCTCTTTTGTGTCCCTCACACACATGTACCCAGCAGTTTATTCATTGGCGATGTCTCAGCAAGTCTAGGAGATGAGAAGAAATCCCCCAGTATATGTACACGGCAGAAGTGATTTAATGTGGGGGAGATGGAGAGACATTTGGGGTGACACTCATCAGCATGCTTAGCTAGGTCTCACTTTGTCTTCAGACTCGGAATCTGCAATCTCTGCCTTTCCAGGGTCTGGCTGGGCCTGCGATAAAGGCTAACTGGCTTAAGATCAGTCTAGCCAAGCTAGAGATGATGCTGGCAGGTAAGGGAAACATTCGGAATAGCTGATGCAGCCTGTGACTGTTACCCACCGACCCTTGGTGTCAGAATTATGCATTCTTGGGTTCTTTTTCTCCACGGCTGGTCTTGGATGCCCTGGCAACAGTAGTCTCCTGGAATATGTTCTACCATCTCTGGTTGCCTTAGAAGTTGTAGCCTGATGCAGACTGTGCCTTTGTCACTTCCCGGCTAGATTCCTGCAATGCACTTTTCTTGAGACTGTCCTTGAAGACCACTCGGAAGCATCAGAGAATGCAGCTGCCTGCTTGTTAAGGTCTTCTTCATGTGGCCTTTGGTATAAACTCTGCtgcttgttttgtttctgagtacAATTCACAGCACTGATTATCTAGAGAGTCCTTACATGGGAATTCACAGGTGCAAGGTAATGTGCCTTTTCAACACTTTGTGCACATTGCTGGGTTCGAAAACTACGCTAGAACAGGCCCTGGGCATCGTGTGAACAGCTCTGTGAAACCCAGACTCACTGGGCAGCAGCCGTCAGAAACAAAAATATCAAGTTGCAGGAGGAATAGGAGAGGAAACAGCACTGAAACATATGATAATACCATTGTTATGGAGCGACAGTCACCTCTCTACTGTTAAAGGTTGCAACCAGCTTCCATTATAAAGCCCTGTTCTAGTCCTGCTGTAACCCTAGCTTGGAAATCTGGTACATGCAAAGTTTCAACGCAATGTATACAACTGTATACAGGTCTTTATAATATTCCCCCAATTAGAAATACTGTCTGTTGTCTAACCTTTCTGCGTCTCCGTCTAGCTCAAAATCAGTTTGTCTTCACACTTCCTGTACAGTTAACTCTCCTTGAACATTCATGTGCAGTGGAAGAATTGATGAAAATAATATGTAATTAAGCAAAGGTGTTGGTGACTTTTTTATAGGCCCAATCCTGTTTGCATGGACTTCATTAGAATtatgtgaataatggatttttttttagtggACATTCTGAAATATATATCAAAATTTGGTCtggatccatttttttaaaaaaaattctaagtaaatttcaaaaagaaaagtcattttgaatcaaacccccaaaatatttcatctggaaaatgtcaaaacaaaatgtggaCTTTTCCAAAACAGTTTAGTcaatttgacacaaattcacaaaaggTTTCAGTTGATGCAAATCTGCATctattagcaaaaaaaaaaaaaaaaaaaaatttccgaCCCAAAGTTTTACCGAGCTGTACGTTTCAATGGAAGTTCTGGGTCTGACCCTGTCCCTTTGATTTCAACAAGAGGGATTTTTTCTCATTGGCTCCAGTGAATGAGCATGAGACATGGTGTGCGTCTGTTGTCCGGAAGCACCTTACAAAGAGCCGGGCTCTAGCTAAGGACTGACCGCGAGTGCTGCTTTTAGCTCAAGTGTTGGGGTTCGCAAGGAGCCGGTCACGTCTCCATGGTGGAAGACGCAGCCCAGCTGCCATTCTAAGGCCGATACTCACTCGCCGGCGCTCGGAAATCATTGTGCGAGATTTGGAATTTTTAGGGCTCACCCTCCGGCAGCTGTTCTGAAAATCTGGAGCATGCATAGTAGGAACTTTCTGAGACTCCGCCATAATAATAActccctttaaagaaaaaaagtcagtggtttgtgtgtctgtctccACCAGCCCTGACATGACAACAGGCTATTGCCGCCTGTAGGAGGCACCCCCCAACACACTGCTCCCTCTGCAACTTCACTCCATGTCTGTTTTGCCCCATGGCTTCCCCCTGCTGCCTCCCGATGCTCCCCCAGAGTTCACCCCCACTGCCCGCTACTACACCCCGATTGCCTCATCCCCCCTCACTGcatgcccctccccacagccccaacccccagccgcCTCAGCCTTCCCTCCATCTGGTACCcggcccccttccctgcccccgctACCCAACTCCACTGTCTCACCTTGAGAGAACCGCCTGCTACAGTTGCCACCTCAGTGCCTGGCCCCTGGCCCACGCTTGGACTGCTACCCCGATCCCACACAGCACTCTCAGACACACTGCCACCTTCTCATATTTCTTGGTCCTTCCCCTAGCCCAttccctctgctgcccctggCAGCCCCATCCTCCATCACTGCTCCCTCCAATTCCCTCACCTGCCACTGCTTCTTCTTCGCTGATAtccctgctgcctcagtttccccactgctctgctccagccaccATTGCCACCCCAGCCTGTGGCCTCAGCACGGTATTCTTACCATTGCACACTCCATTGGGACAGCTCCACTCCCTCACCGCTCTTCTCTGTCTCCTCCACATACACCTAGCACACCACCCCATCATCCTTCCCTCTGCTGTAAACCCGGCCCCTcttctcctctgggctctggcacgAGCTGACCAGCCAGGCCTGCATTCAGAATGCAGTGCAGCCAAGGTACACATCGTAGATGGAGTGTCATTCGGCGTTTTTCATTTGAATCGTGGATTTCTTTGTCTTTGTGCGGTTAAGCCCAGATCCCAGGTTTTTCGATGAATGCCCTGACCGGTATACAATTGGTCTCTTCTCTGCCTCACTTTCCTATTAGGTGTTTACAGGGAGAGCATGAGTGGCTGGAGCACTGTGAATCAGGCAACCTCTGTTCTTGTTTAGGTTCTACACAGGGGTAGGAAAACTATAACCCGTGGGCTCCGGCCAGCCcgtcagatgttttaatccagccctcgagcttccgctggggagcggggtcggagGTCTGCCCCACTCCGCACGAGCCGTGCCTCTGCACACTTCCTGGAAGTAGTGGCATgcccccactccggctcctatgcgtaggggcagccagggggctccgcacactccCCCACACcaagtgccgcccctgcagctcccattggctgggaaccgcggccaatgggagctgcaggagcggcgCCTACGGATAGGGCAGCACGCAGAACCGCCTGGCTGGTgctgcgcctccacctaggagctggaggggggacatgctgctgcttccgggagctgcagggTTGTTGTCTGCgaatggggcagcgtgcagagctgcctggctgcggctccgtgtaggagccagaggggggacatgctgctgcttccaggagcctgcatccctgacctcctcctgtgccccaatcccctgccccagccctgatccccctcctgccctctgaacccctcggtcccagcccagggcacccTCGTGCACCTCAACCACTcatccccacctcagagcctgcacacccagctggagctctcaccctctcccacaccccaacccccaattttgtgagcgttcatggcctgccatacaatttccatacccagatgtggccctcaggccaaaaagtttgccccccccccccccccccgttctacCATGAACACGttgtgtgaccttgagtaagtcactgCCTGCCTCGGAGCCTCAgcttcccttctgtaaaatggggataatggtacagACACAGCTCAGAggcattaatgtttgtaaatcacGTTGTGGTTCCCAGACGGAAGGCGCTATAGGAGTGCAGAGCACTGGTTGTTATTTAGTCACCATGAGTAAagtactacagtagaacctcagggttACAAACACCAGCGTTACGAACTAATGGtcagccacacacctcatttggaactggaagtacgcaatcaggcagcagcaagacaaaaaaagaagcaaatacagtacGGTGTTGTGTTAAACGAAACctaatacaaaaataaagggaaagttttaagaAAACGACTTGACAAGGTAAGGAAGCTgttttgtgcttgtttcatttaaattacgatggtgaaaagcagcatttttcttctgcatagtaaagtttcaaagctgtattaagtcaatgctcAGTTGTAAATTTTTGGAAGAACCATACcggtttgttcagagttacgaacaacctccattcccgaggtgttccgAACACTGAGATTCGACTGTTGTACGGGCAAAAACGCTGGGCCCTCACTGAGCCTCCTCTCTGTTTTTCCTGCCCGGCGGTCACTGAGCGGCCTGTGTGCATTCAGCTGGGAGTTCATCCATTCGACCCTGGGCTGAGATAATTTACCGGTTATGCGCAGGGTGACCATGCggcccattttggccaggacagttcctgttttaagccctgtccccggccttcctgacttttttggcaaacgtgggcatttgtcccgtttgctcttgatcggttggcaagagcaaatggaacAAATGCCCGCTTTTGTCAAAAATGTGGGGTACGAGGGGCAAGCGGCAATGCCAGCCCCATTCGGGGGGAGAccgggctcaggcagggggcACGCAGGGCTTGAGCGAGCAGCGACGTCAGCTCCAGCCtttggaaaatatggtcacccccTATCTAGTATGTGCATCCCTgctagcccgagccctgccggCCCCACGCAGGGCGGAGGGCTCGGGTGAGTGGCTTGGACCAGCcccgtgggggcgggggagggctcgGGCTAGCCCCGCccggtgtcccattttccctttgggaaatacaGTCACCCTATTGAGGAATGACTTGTAAAGCCCACCTCTGGGCACACGAGATTCCTGCAGCTGGGCCATTGATTTCAGGGCAGAATCTGACCGTGACGCACTTGATTTACCAGTGGAAATGTTGCCTGGCGTGGCGGGAGGAAGGTTAAAGGTTCAGACCGAGCTTTTCAAGATCTGGATTCTTTCTCCAGTTGCAAGTCACTGGATCACTTGACTCCTTCTCCTGGCTCCCCATTTCCCACTGCATCAATGTCAAGAGACTTGTTCTCCCCTTCAAAGCCGCTCAGAACCCGTCCGCTGCCTGCTTCCTCCTTGCATCTATTAGCACATTACTCAGCCCATCCCTCCATTTCGTCTTCTCCCACAAACAGCTCCGTGCACTCTTCCCCAGGACCCCCTACACATGAACTAATCCGGAACCCTCTTTCAGACCCACTTGTGCTCCGATGTCAGCCTCTGAGTGCTGGCGAGGTGGAGTGGCAGTGGAGAATAGCTGCTATTTAGGtacatatttatttataacaCAATATAAACATACTTCCGGTCCGGATGATTCAGACCCACCAAGCTGTGCGTTGTTAGCCCATTAACCTCAGGAGTTTATTATCAATCTCTGTTTTTAACGGTGGTGCAAAAGGACCAAGACTGGGgcccgttgtgctaggcgctgtacagaaaTGGAGTAGCcaatggtccctgccctgaagcgctgACAATCTAAACAGATCAGACAGAcacagggcagggaagggtggaaTGCACCAGTGGGGTGAACAGTGGGGTGGCAGCAAAGGAAACCTCCCCCGTCCCTAGCACATCGCAGCACAATGTTTGCTGGGGGGAAGGTTTACTTGAGAGGAGATCAGCTACATGGAAAGacaagggaagggaagggtggaGAGAGGGACAGGGCTGGGAAGGAATGAGAAGGaggggcaggtgtgtgtgtgtggagggggggaggtgaGAGTTGGAGGAAATAACCAATCAGTGCAGAGCGGAGAAAGTCCAGTTCTCTGAATGGTTGAAGGTCCCTGCTTCGGCTACTCCTGCGCTGACCGC is drawn from Chrysemys picta bellii isolate R12L10 chromosome 18, ASM1138683v2, whole genome shotgun sequence and contains these coding sequences:
- the TOR4A gene encoding torsin-4A, which codes for MDGSQPRTETPTAPKKISLLSSPMRAVIRLRRKVQFLKKSRLHLNLPREQSPELVQTRLLQRQISLSRTNLCNPSMALFNQATFDSSQYFTFDTTVDHSVVNKYKRKKTRRKSRVVLYPESSKKYLPTEQKSKAKRCLLLLIGIICFQILNAIENLDDNLQKYDLDGLEKTMHREVFGQKVAVDRIMELLKEYLATHIHNKPLVISFNGPPGVGKSHVGWLLAKHFRSVMDNDFVLQYFVMHHCPNKEATPACQSDLSEKISEMVTRAEIEEKIPLFILDEVELMSPVLLDTLSRFFQPNQTNEFLNAIYVLISNLGGSEITTFALQNVSSDLLHQQRQTEELLYIIQPVLTHFHPLWKSADIIPFGLLEKSHVINCILEEMMREGLYPDQSHIEKLASQLGYYTTGGREYAITGCKQVGAKVNLL